A segment of the Campylobacter showae CSUNSWCD genome:
TAATCGCAGGCGAGTTTTTGGCTTTTGTTAAATGGGGCGGGGAATTTCCGTTGCCGTCGCGCAATCCTAAAGATATGTTTGACGCCGCTTGCGGTCCGGAAAGTCTTATTAGGGCGGCGGATCAAACCAAATTGCTCGTGTAATTTTCTAAACCCGCCGTGTGTATTTTTACGCGATTATTTGGGTATTACCGACCCGTATGCCGCGATTTACGAGTTTGCAGGGCATGCTTTTAACTACGTGAATTTTACGCATATTTTGTTTTAGATCGTTTTTTGCAGTAGCTTACTGCGTTGTTTCGGAGAGATTTCCGAAAATCACGCTTTGGCAAGGCGTTGCCGCCAGTATTTTAGCCAATATCGCCGTTTACGTTATTACTTTGCCTATTCTTGGACTTACGCCGCCTCTTTGGACGCTGCTTTGGTACGAGCACGTTTCCGAGTTTGTCGGACACGCGCCATGGTTTTGGTCTATCGAGCTTATGAGGCGAGATTTGTGAAACAGGATCACAAAAGAAAAAAGATCCAAGCGACTATCGTAACGCATAGTCTGCAAATTTTAAATCCTCCAACGCTTCTAAACTCACAGCCAAAAGGCTTATAAACTTCAAATTTATCTAGCTCTTTACATATAAATTCAAGCTACCTTCAAATTTAAACGTTTAGCGCTCCTCGCTAAGCTCTAAATTTTCCAAACGCAGCGGCTTTTCGCCCTCAAAGATCACCCCAATACCAAATGGCTCGCAAATATCTAGCGCACCCTCGGCAAATCTCATCAACCACTGCTTATCACGCGCATAAAAGGTGCATTGCGGCGAGCTAAATGGCAGCTCGCAAACTGGTACGTCAAGCAATTTAAGCTCATCATCACTCAAACAATGTTCTCGCCTAAGCTCATCTTTTAAAAAGACAAGCGCCTCTTTTATGTATTGGTCGATATCCTTGGCAATTCGCTCTACTAATAAAATAGCCTCATCGTCCACGCCAGTCTCGTCTTTACAGACGAGGCAAAATGGCACTTCTGTAAAGCTCTCGCTTTTTAGCTCCAGCTGCGCATACCAAATAAAACCATCATCTACCGCGACTTTTTCAAGTTCGCCAAATTTTAAAGTCATTTTTTATTCTCATTTTGTATTTTGTGATCTTGCTAGCCTCTTATGCAAAAGGCGAAATTTTAAGTAGATTTATCGTAGGCAAAAGGGCTCAAGCATCCAACACATGCGAGTTAGAGCCAAATACCGCCTTTAAATTTGCTGTCTTAGGCGCAAAACCTAAAACAGCAACTAAATTTAGCCCGCCACTTAAAAGCAAAATTTCTCATCAGTGCCATTTTGCTTGCGCATAGCTTTAAAGTTAGCAAGATTGTCTTTGTCTAAAAAGTAATCTTTCTCTTTTTTATTGCGACTTTCTAGCTTTTCTATACCTTTTGCAAGGGCTGCTTTTCTATCTTCGTGAGGTGAGTTAAATTCTGGAGAAAACATCGCTTCATAGGCATTTTTCTTAGTCCATTCAAGCGCTTTATCAGAGATCTCTTGTTGTTTTTTGATATCGCAAAATGCATAAGGATTGACCACGTCGCCAACAAGCTTCATAAATGCTCCTATCGCAGCCACCATGTCAGTAAATTTCTCGCCCTCCATGTCTATGACGCCTCTTAGCAATATCGCACGGTTTTTTGCCACGTAAAACCAAAATACCGCATCATCGCGAAGTCCGAGGTCATAAGCGCGAGCCGAGAGAACAAAAAGAGTTATCGGAGAGACCATTTGCGGAGCGTCCTGCACGATCTTTTTTGCCTTTTTGAAGTCCTCTACTTTGCCACTTTTTAGCAAGTCGTCGATCTTATCGTCAACCTTCACAAACTCAGCCTTGCCAGCATTTGCTGAGTAGTATGGTGTCACGTAGATATCGACACTTCTTACCTTGCCGTCGTTTGCTGCTGCGCTTCCTATACCAAGGCAAAGTGCCGCTAAAAATCCCAAAATTTTCATATAAGCTCCTTAATGTGTAAAATTTGGTGTTATTTTAGCTAAAAGCAGTTGAAAAGTTGGGGTAAATTTAAGAGAAAGTCCGCAAATTTAAAGCGGACTTTGAATTAATTTTTAAAACTATGTATAGGCGCTGGAATTTGGCCGCCACGAGCGATGAAGTCTGCGCTTGAAGCCTTGTTTATCTTCATCACAGGCGCTCTTCCTAAAAGGCCGCCAAACTCGATCATATCGCCCTCTTTACCTAAAGGTATGATACGAACGGCAGTTGTTTTTTGATTTATAACGCCGATAGCCGCCTCATCAGCGATCATCGCAGCTATACTCTGGCTTGGCGTATCCGCAGGTATGGCGATCATATCAAGCCCCACCGAGCATATCGCTGTCATCGCTTCAAGTTTTTCTAAATTTAGTGATCCTGCGCGCACCGCAGCTATCATGCCCTCATCTTCTGAAACCGGGATAAATGCACCACTTAGGCCGCCAACTTGGTTGCACGCCATGACGCCGCCTTTTTTGACCGCATCATTAAGCAGAGCAAGCGCAGCAGTCGTGCCGTGCGTACCAACAGCCTCTAGCCCCATCTCCTCAAGCACACGAGCCACCGA
Coding sequences within it:
- a CDS encoding DUF1440 domain-containing protein, whose protein sequence is MTLWQGVAASILANIAVYVITLPILGLTPPLWTLLWYEHVSEFVGHAPWFWSIELMRRDL